One Fusobacterium ulcerans DNA segment encodes these proteins:
- the coaBC gene encoding bifunctional phosphopantothenoylcysteine decarboxylase/phosphopantothenate--cysteine ligase CoaBC: MKNILLGVTGGIAAYKSANIVSLLKKKGYNVKVIMTKNATEIITPLTLETLSRERVYVSMWDRTPHFEVEHISLAQWADAVLVAPATYNIVGKIANGIADDMLSTVISATKSPVFFALAMNVNMYENPILLENIEKLKKYNYNFIESDEGFLACNVNAKGRLKNEAEIVEILEKYFEEKETDKYLTGKKILITAGRTEEAIDPVRYLSNRSSGQMGYSLAIAAQKLGAEVILVSGPTELDIPRGIKKFIQVRSAQEMYEAAVKEFETVDIAIACAAVADYKPKTYSTEKIKKKDGDMTIILDRNPDILYEMGKLKKDQFLVGFAAETENIVENALGKLKRKNLDMIVANNAANMQKKTNEILIIKSQEDMKEIPEKEKSQLAYDILKEIKL; this comes from the coding sequence ATGAAGAACATACTGCTGGGAGTAACTGGCGGAATAGCAGCTTATAAATCGGCGAACATAGTTTCTCTTTTGAAAAAAAAGGGTTACAATGTAAAAGTTATAATGACTAAAAATGCAACTGAAATAATAACACCTCTTACTTTGGAAACTTTATCCAGAGAGAGAGTCTATGTGAGTATGTGGGACAGAACTCCTCATTTTGAAGTGGAGCATATTTCGCTTGCTCAATGGGCAGATGCAGTTCTTGTAGCACCTGCTACATATAATATAGTAGGGAAGATAGCCAATGGAATAGCAGATGATATGCTTTCAACTGTGATTTCAGCAACTAAGAGCCCTGTATTTTTTGCATTGGCTATGAATGTCAATATGTATGAAAATCCAATTTTGTTAGAAAATATAGAAAAATTGAAAAAATATAACTATAATTTCATTGAATCAGATGAAGGATTTCTAGCATGTAATGTAAATGCAAAGGGAAGATTAAAGAATGAAGCTGAAATAGTAGAGATATTAGAAAAATATTTTGAAGAAAAAGAAACAGATAAATATCTGACTGGTAAAAAAATACTTATTACTGCTGGAAGAACAGAGGAAGCCATAGACCCTGTGAGATACCTTTCTAACAGATCAAGTGGACAGATGGGATATTCTCTGGCTATAGCAGCACAAAAGCTGGGAGCAGAGGTTATACTTGTTTCAGGACCTACAGAGCTGGATATACCAAGAGGAATAAAGAAATTTATTCAGGTGAGAAGTGCTCAGGAGATGTATGAAGCTGCTGTAAAAGAATTTGAGACAGTAGATATAGCGATTGCTTGTGCCGCAGTTGCTGATTACAAGCCTAAGACATATTCAACTGAGAAGATAAAGAAAAAAGATGGAGACATGACTATTATTCTTGATAGAAATCCAGATATTCTTTATGAAATGGGAAAATTGAAGAAAGATCAATTTTTAGTAGGATTTGCAGCTGAAACAGAAAATATCGTGGAAAATGCTCTTGGTAAATTAAAGAGAAAGAATCTGGACATGATAGTGGCTAACAATGCTGCTAATATGCAGAAGAAAACTAATGAGATACTTATAATAAAAAGTCAGGAAGATATGAAGGAGATACCTGAAAAGGAAAAATCTCAGCTTGCATATGATATATTGAAAGAAATAAAATTGTAA
- a CDS encoding EAL domain-containing protein encodes MYLYNNTELQKVIMNEIEKNSSCLYHVLFIMDIKSILPKNEKELKKNILKLIDKYLPFQKSSIKFASLEKVVVSSYEEKEKIEEAIEIFLTEAKKTKLYKDISIGAIIREKENKNLEFIYPQAMKALFYAATAGSWQYFFYSEEKEREFFRAIKKFWEFNEDISPSILIENKNMKNLFHKVDQFDPVTNLPTYTSFLQESESYINKNEKKNIAVFYVDIIGFKSLNRIYGEYQGNCFLSSFADYIQKHPSYIASCRVYADNFIGVFSVPDGADLEEMVESFIKKGSDFLHHEAHHHPKCNLGFICGVCAVDNKNESIYSYISKADAVRKSLKPSLTTKGGVFDEERKKLFIKKQELHTRILSAFENDKFTFYLQPKVDTRINKIIGAEALARMVENGKEVMMPGEFIPLMEETGDIVKLDFLIYKKVCAYIKNRMEDELPLFPISVNVSRDHFKNPHFVAQFHKIVSDHGIDPKYIELEITENVFVNNLEDILIPIKKLKNLGYCIQLDDFGSGYSSLNLLKTIPFDLIKLDKGFLGRGEISDKNKILIKGIIQLCTALDIPLLCEGVETAEQMDFLKKIGYFTLQGFYFSKPTCVNKFERIYNENLLTA; translated from the coding sequence ATGTACCTTTATAATAATACAGAATTGCAGAAAGTAATCATGAATGAAATTGAAAAGAACAGCAGTTGTTTGTATCACGTTTTATTTATTATGGATATTAAAAGTATTCTTCCTAAAAATGAAAAAGAATTGAAAAAAAACATTTTAAAATTAATAGATAAATATCTGCCGTTTCAAAAGAGTTCTATTAAATTTGCTTCCTTAGAAAAAGTAGTTGTTAGTTCTTATGAAGAAAAAGAAAAAATTGAAGAAGCAATAGAAATCTTTTTGACTGAAGCTAAAAAAACAAAGCTATATAAAGATATAAGCATTGGAGCTATTATCAGAGAAAAAGAGAATAAAAATCTAGAGTTCATATATCCTCAGGCTATGAAAGCCCTCTTCTATGCTGCAACAGCTGGAAGCTGGCAGTATTTTTTCTATTCAGAAGAGAAAGAAAGAGAATTCTTTAGAGCAATAAAAAAATTCTGGGAATTTAATGAAGATATTTCCCCTTCAATATTAATTGAAAATAAAAATATGAAAAATCTATTCCATAAAGTTGATCAATTTGATCCTGTCACTAACCTTCCTACTTACACTTCTTTTCTTCAAGAGAGTGAAAGCTATATAAATAAAAATGAAAAGAAAAACATAGCAGTATTTTATGTTGATATAATAGGTTTTAAATCTCTAAATAGAATATATGGTGAATATCAAGGAAATTGTTTTTTATCATCTTTTGCAGACTATATACAGAAACATCCATCTTACATAGCTAGTTGCAGAGTCTATGCTGATAATTTCATTGGAGTTTTTTCTGTTCCAGATGGGGCAGACCTTGAAGAAATGGTTGAATCTTTTATTAAAAAAGGATCTGACTTTCTCCATCATGAAGCTCATCACCATCCCAAATGCAATCTTGGATTTATTTGCGGAGTATGTGCTGTAGATAATAAAAATGAAAGTATATATTCATATATAAGCAAGGCTGATGCTGTAAGAAAATCATTAAAGCCTTCATTAACAACTAAAGGCGGAGTTTTTGATGAAGAAAGAAAAAAACTTTTTATAAAAAAACAGGAACTTCATACAAGAATACTATCTGCATTTGAAAATGATAAGTTCACATTCTATTTGCAGCCTAAAGTAGATACTCGTATCAATAAAATAATTGGAGCAGAAGCTCTTGCCAGAATGGTAGAAAATGGTAAAGAAGTTATGATGCCCGGAGAATTTATTCCTTTAATGGAAGAAACTGGAGATATAGTAAAACTTGATTTTTTGATTTATAAAAAAGTATGTGCATATATAAAGAATAGAATGGAAGATGAACTTCCTCTATTTCCAATATCAGTAAATGTTTCAAGAGATCATTTTAAAAATCCACATTTTGTTGCACAATTTCATAAGATAGTATCTGATCATGGGATTGATCCTAAATACATAGAACTTGAAATAACAGAAAATGTATTTGTTAATAATTTAGAAGATATTTTAATTCCTATTAAAAAGCTTAAAAATCTAGGATACTGCATCCAGTTAGATGATTTTGGTTCTGGTTATTCAAGTCTGAATCTTTTAAAAACTATCCCTTTTGATTTAATTAAATTAGATAAAGGATTTTTAGGAAGGGGTGAAATTTCAGATAAGAATAAGATTCTTATAAAAGGAATTATACAGCTTTGTACTGCTCTTGATATACCTCTTTTATGCGAAGGAGTTGAAACTGCTGAACAGATGGATTTTCTCAAAAAAATAGGTTATTTTACACTGCAAGGCTTCTATTTTTCAAAGCCTACCTGTGTCAATAAATTTGAAAGAATATATAATGAAAATTTATTAACTGCTTAA
- a CDS encoding EAL domain-containing protein, with protein MYLYNNIELQQLIMKELKKDNTNIHSVLFVIHVESSIYKNDNELKKDILKLLVEYPLFLKSSYGFLSSGNIVVFSDEGKIEAEEMMKDFLKKAKKENIYKNISIGATVRKNKDTNLETLYQQVIRAIFHAETAGGWQYFFYSEEKENKFLESVKNFWEFNKELSDSQFISRLISDNKIKNLFERLDQFDNISELLSYSSFIKKAQDHINNKNENKKLAVFYADIIGFKTLNKIYGEEEGNRFLRAFSDFIKANEFYISACRVYADNFIELFTIPEGVTLEQLSVKFIRDCNGFLQEEAHFHPKCNLGFICGMCAIDDRNESIYSYISKADDVRKSLKPSLTSKSEVFDAPKKALYLIKQERLRTIMTALENKSFIFYLQPKINILTNEIIGAEALVRMTSFDSNIPPLMPGDFIPLMEETRDIVRLDFFIYKKVCDYINERKKKNLPLFPISVNVSREHFKNPHFVQQLDYIVKNTGIETKYLELEVTESVFSSNIADILNAIYDLKSLGYSIQMDDFGSGYSSLNLLKDIPFDLIKLDKEFLGRGEISKKNRILIKGIIALCKELDIPLLCEGVETKEQINFLKQSGCSLVQGFYFAKPMPVEDFEKIYDSDDIEFFKEV; from the coding sequence ATGTATCTTTATAACAATATTGAACTTCAACAATTAATAATGAAAGAATTAAAAAAAGATAATACAAATATTCATTCGGTTTTATTTGTAATACATGTTGAAAGTTCTATTTATAAAAATGATAACGAGCTTAAAAAAGATATTTTAAAACTTTTAGTGGAATATCCATTATTTCTAAAAAGCTCTTATGGATTTCTTTCTTCAGGAAATATAGTAGTTTTCTCTGATGAAGGAAAAATAGAAGCTGAAGAAATGATGAAAGATTTTCTAAAAAAAGCTAAGAAAGAAAATATCTATAAAAATATTTCTATTGGTGCAACAGTAAGAAAGAACAAAGATACTAATCTTGAGACTCTTTATCAACAAGTTATCAGAGCCATATTTCATGCTGAAACTGCTGGTGGCTGGCAGTATTTTTTCTATTCTGAAGAAAAAGAGAACAAGTTTCTTGAATCAGTAAAAAATTTTTGGGAATTTAATAAGGAATTATCTGATTCACAATTTATTTCTAGATTAATATCAGATAATAAAATAAAAAACCTTTTTGAAAGATTAGATCAATTTGATAATATATCTGAACTTCTATCTTATAGTTCATTTATAAAAAAGGCTCAGGATCATATAAATAACAAAAATGAAAATAAGAAACTGGCTGTATTTTATGCAGATATAATTGGTTTTAAAACTTTAAACAAGATATATGGAGAAGAGGAAGGAAATCGTTTTTTAAGAGCATTTTCTGATTTCATAAAAGCAAATGAATTCTATATAAGTGCTTGTAGAGTATATGCTGATAATTTCATTGAATTATTTACTATTCCTGAAGGAGTTACTTTAGAACAGCTTTCTGTTAAGTTTATAAGAGACTGTAATGGATTTTTACAGGAAGAAGCACATTTCCATCCTAAATGTAATCTTGGATTTATTTGTGGAATGTGTGCTATAGATGACAGAAATGAAAGTATTTATTCATATATAAGTAAAGCTGATGATGTAAGAAAATCTTTAAAACCTTCATTAACATCTAAAAGTGAAGTTTTTGATGCTCCTAAAAAAGCTCTTTACCTAATAAAACAAGAGAGATTAAGAACTATAATGACTGCTTTAGAAAATAAGAGTTTTATTTTTTATCTTCAACCTAAAATAAACATACTTACAAATGAAATTATTGGTGCCGAAGCCCTTGTGCGTATGACATCTTTTGACAGTAACATTCCTCCTCTAATGCCAGGAGATTTTATTCCTTTAATGGAAGAAACAAGAGATATTGTAAGGTTAGATTTCTTTATATACAAAAAAGTATGTGACTATATAAATGAGAGAAAAAAGAAAAATCTGCCATTATTTCCTATATCTGTAAATGTTTCCAGAGAGCACTTTAAAAATCCTCATTTTGTTCAGCAGCTTGACTATATAGTAAAAAATACAGGAATAGAAACAAAGTATCTGGAACTTGAAGTTACTGAAAGTGTTTTCAGCAGCAATATAGCAGATATACTTAATGCTATCTATGATCTTAAATCTTTAGGATACAGCATACAGATGGATGATTTTGGTTCTGGTTATTCAAGTCTTAACCTGTTAAAAGATATTCCCTTTGATTTAATAAAATTAGACAAGGAATTTCTGGGAAGAGGAGAAATATCAAAGAAGAACAGAATCCTTATAAAAGGAATTATAGCTTTATGTAAAGAACTTGATATTCCACTTCTTTGTGAAGGAGTTGAAACTAAAGAACAGATCAATTTCCTTAAACAATCTGGTTGTTCTCTCGTTCAAGGATTCTACTTTGCAAAACCTATGCCTGTAGAAGATTTTGAAAAAATTTATGACAGTGATGATATTGAGTTCTTTAAAGAGGTTTAG